A region of Crenobacter cavernae DNA encodes the following proteins:
- the bamE gene encoding outer membrane protein assembly factor BamE domain-containing protein — protein MKTWARLGVAALALAVLAACSKVTPANFDKINNGMKKQQVVEILGEPSESSGASFLGLSGGSAVWRDGKTSITVQFINGEVVGKTLDSGEKGTSAY, from the coding sequence ATGAAAACATGGGCACGTCTTGGCGTCGCCGCGCTGGCGCTGGCGGTACTCGCCGCCTGCAGCAAGGTCACCCCGGCCAATTTTGACAAGATCAACAACGGCATGAAAAAGCAGCAGGTGGTCGAGATCCTCGGCGAGCCGAGCGAGTCGTCCGGCGCGAGCTTCCTCGGGCTGTCCGGCGGATCGGCGGTGTGGCGCGACGGCAAGACTTCCATCACCGTGCAGTTCATCAACGGCGAGGTGGTCGGCAAGACGCTCGACAGCGGCGAGAAAGGGACGAGCGCCTACTGA
- a CDS encoding HD domain-containing protein has translation MTDTAHLARHIAFILELDKLKAVLRRTKPLGLDRHENSAEHSWQVCLLALSLRDYADEPVDIDRVIRMLLVHDIGEIDVGDHIVFSDAAQGNKGEELIAVKRIFSLLPEPRAAELLALWREFEDNATPSARFANAMDRLMPALQNLHNNGQSWRENGIRPEQVRAKVYPKIAAGSRALGDYFLESLAEAETAGLFDATR, from the coding sequence ATGACCGACACCGCCCATCTCGCCCGCCACATCGCCTTCATCCTCGAACTGGACAAGCTCAAGGCGGTGCTGCGCCGCACCAAGCCGCTCGGACTCGACCGACACGAGAATTCGGCCGAACACAGCTGGCAGGTGTGCCTGTTGGCGCTGTCGCTGCGTGACTATGCCGACGAACCGGTCGACATCGACCGCGTGATCCGCATGCTCTTGGTGCACGACATCGGCGAGATCGACGTCGGCGACCACATCGTGTTTTCCGACGCCGCCCAAGGCAACAAGGGTGAGGAGTTGATCGCGGTCAAGCGCATCTTCAGCCTGCTCCCCGAGCCCAGGGCGGCCGAGTTACTAGCGCTGTGGCGCGAGTTCGAGGACAACGCGACGCCGTCGGCGCGCTTCGCCAACGCGATGGACCGGCTGATGCCGGCGCTGCAGAACCTCCACAACAACGGGCAGAGCTGGCGCGAGAACGGCATCCGCCCCGAGCAGGTACGCGCGAAGGTCTACCCGAAGATCGCCGCCGGCAGCCGCGCGCTCGGCGACTATTTCCTCGAAAGCTTGGCCGAGGCCGAGACGGCCGGGCTGTTCGACGCCACACGCTGA